In Maridesulfovibrio sp., a single genomic region encodes these proteins:
- a CDS encoding YkgJ family cysteine cluster protein, with product MNECKQCGTCCRKGGPALHKQDLPLLEEAGGIDITDIVTIRKGELAYNQPEGEVGPLQEEILKIKGAGGTWSCKFLSPSTQVCRIYKNRPLECRKLFCGDTEPLLEIYNKDRISRRDLLPEGHPVLELIAEHDSKCSPERMAELAAEAIEHWNKAENLKADLREILIYDKSIRDLVVEKTGLPAEAMDFFFGRSASIVLKGYGIIATANGNSFSLRKSS from the coding sequence ATGAACGAATGCAAACAGTGCGGCACATGCTGCCGCAAAGGCGGCCCGGCTCTCCACAAACAGGATCTGCCGCTCCTGGAGGAAGCCGGAGGAATTGACATTACAGACATCGTGACAATCAGAAAAGGCGAACTTGCCTACAACCAGCCGGAAGGCGAAGTGGGCCCCCTCCAAGAGGAAATACTCAAAATCAAGGGGGCAGGCGGAACCTGGAGCTGCAAATTTCTCTCGCCATCCACTCAGGTATGCCGGATATACAAAAACCGTCCTCTGGAATGCCGTAAACTTTTCTGCGGCGATACTGAGCCGCTGCTTGAAATTTACAACAAGGACAGAATCTCCCGCCGGGACCTCCTTCCCGAAGGCCACCCCGTTCTTGAACTGATAGCTGAGCACGACAGCAAATGTTCGCCGGAAAGAATGGCCGAACTTGCCGCTGAAGCCATCGAACACTGGAACAAGGCGGAAAATCTGAAGGCAGATCTGCGCGAAATCCTGATCTACGATAAATCCATTCGCGACCTCGTAGTGGAAAAGACAGGACTCCCGGCAGAAGCGATGGATTTCTTTTTCGGACGTTCTGCCAGCATCGTTCTCAAAGGATACGGCATCATAGCAACTGCCAACGGCAATTCATTTTCACTGCGCAAATCATCATAA
- a CDS encoding DUF523 domain-containing protein, producing the protein MYIVSACLAGLCCRYDGGDNADERVIGLVREGLAVPVCPEQLGGLPTPRPPCEISGDRVMTVNGVDVSAGFLRGAQEALKVAKMIGADKAVLKARSPSCGAGKVYDGTFSGRLVDGDGFFAAMLKAEGIEVETE; encoded by the coding sequence ATGTATATTGTAAGTGCCTGCCTTGCCGGGCTGTGCTGCCGTTACGACGGCGGAGACAATGCCGACGAAAGGGTTATCGGGCTGGTCAGAGAAGGGCTGGCAGTTCCTGTCTGTCCGGAACAGCTTGGCGGTCTGCCCACGCCGCGTCCGCCATGCGAAATATCCGGTGACAGGGTTATGACTGTCAACGGGGTGGACGTGAGTGCCGGTTTTTTGCGAGGGGCGCAGGAAGCCCTCAAGGTGGCAAAAATGATCGGGGCGGACAAGGCTGTACTCAAGGCCCGCTCTCCTTCATGCGGAGCGGGAAAGGTTTATGACGGGACCTTCAGCGGAAGACTAGTGGATGGAGACGGATTTTTTGCCGCCATGCTCAAGGCGGAAGGGATAGAGGTTGAAACCGAATAA
- a CDS encoding L-serine ammonia-lyase, whose protein sequence is MIPITTSVFELFKIGPGPSSSHTIAPMRAGYHFNRAVAEAELPAIPDRIEIRLYGSLSATGKGHGTDRAVVAGLLGYLPDTVDCSFLDSLADGSPHLFECGSVKLHAGINDVIFAEVNNSFPYSNTLTISLKKNKETVFEQEYYSIGGGFIKLKGQPEEIPRVPVHKYSNMAELRQILIEKQLRMHEVILENETAITGMSKDEIRIRLDAILDTMKQAVKNGLATSGVLPGPIGLNRKAKALYARSSCDNEADRFFVRLNAYGFAASEENAAGHIVVTAPTSGSSGVIPAIVYALEEDLGISREMTRRGLMACAALGFIAKHNASIAGAEVGCQGEIGVASAMAAGLITYAHGFRFWRTENAAESALEHHLGLTCDPVGGYVQIPCIERNAMGAVRAYNAYLIASVENEKFHKVTFDEAVRAMAETGRDMNSKYKETSLGGLAVSVPNC, encoded by the coding sequence ATGATCCCAATCACCACCTCAGTATTCGAACTTTTCAAAATAGGGCCCGGACCGTCCAGTTCCCATACCATAGCCCCCATGAGGGCCGGATACCATTTCAACAGAGCAGTTGCAGAAGCGGAACTTCCTGCGATTCCCGACCGAATTGAAATACGTCTCTACGGCAGCCTGAGCGCCACAGGCAAAGGGCACGGAACCGACCGCGCGGTTGTAGCCGGCCTGCTCGGATATCTGCCGGATACAGTGGACTGCTCTTTTCTGGACAGCCTGGCCGATGGCTCGCCCCATTTGTTTGAATGCGGTTCGGTAAAACTCCATGCAGGAATAAATGACGTCATTTTTGCCGAAGTGAATAACAGTTTTCCCTACAGCAATACGCTGACCATCAGCCTTAAAAAGAATAAAGAAACCGTCTTCGAACAGGAGTACTACTCCATCGGCGGAGGATTCATCAAATTGAAAGGACAACCGGAAGAAATTCCGCGTGTTCCCGTGCACAAATATTCGAACATGGCTGAACTCAGACAGATTCTCATCGAAAAGCAACTGCGCATGCACGAAGTGATTCTGGAAAATGAAACGGCCATTACCGGGATGAGTAAAGACGAAATCCGCATCAGGCTGGATGCCATTCTTGATACCATGAAACAGGCGGTTAAAAACGGACTGGCCACGTCCGGAGTCCTGCCCGGACCCATCGGGCTGAACAGGAAAGCCAAGGCCCTCTACGCCCGCAGCAGTTGCGACAACGAGGCGGACAGATTTTTCGTCAGGCTCAACGCATACGGTTTCGCTGCTTCCGAAGAAAATGCGGCCGGTCATATAGTGGTCACAGCCCCGACATCAGGCTCCTCCGGAGTAATTCCGGCCATAGTCTACGCATTGGAAGAAGATCTGGGAATCAGCCGGGAAATGACCCGGCGGGGTCTGATGGCCTGTGCGGCTCTGGGTTTCATTGCCAAGCACAATGCAAGCATTGCCGGGGCTGAAGTAGGCTGTCAGGGTGAAATAGGCGTGGCCTCGGCCATGGCGGCAGGGCTTATTACTTATGCCCATGGCTTTCGCTTCTGGCGCACTGAAAACGCAGCGGAGTCCGCCCTTGAGCACCATCTGGGACTAACCTGCGACCCGGTAGGAGGCTACGTGCAGATTCCATGCATAGAACGTAATGCCATGGGCGCGGTGCGCGCATACAACGCCTATCTCATAGCAAGTGTGGAAAACGAAAAATTCCACAAAGTGACCTTTGACGAAGCTGTCCGGGCCATGGCCGAAACAGGACGGGACATGAATTCCAAATACAAGGAAACATCTCTGGGAGGTCTGGCCGTCTCCGTGCCGAACTGCTGA
- a CDS encoding AIR synthase-related protein, translating into MLWRVEVALKDHVRDVHGHKVSNKIKEELGIEAGEVRTIKVYTVEGLEKDEIEKVLQLGVLHDPVLHTPSLEPLADNFAWNLEVGFRPGVTDNEGRTARESLVLVVKPDDPSKVKVYTSTQYLFSKDLGLDTVSSIARDLLANELIQRYEIRSSEEWVKSPGFEAKAARVTGKASDEVAVIDIAAMSDAEMVAFSRDNTLALSLEEFHRIRDYYADPDVISEREAMGLTSKPTDAELEALAQTWSEHCKHKIFSSRISYENRETGVSSTVDSLYKTCIMKTTSEIRAEKGEDDFCLSVFKDNAGVIKFNDKLNVCVKMETHNSPSALDPYGGALTGIVGVNRDPMGTGLGANLLCNTDVFCFASPFHEGELPPRLLHPRRVFEGVREGVEHGGNKSGIPTVNGSIVFDERYLGKPLVYCGTVGTMPIEAAGRLSHQKKALAGDYIVMTGGRIGKDGIHGATFSSEELHEGSPATAVQIGDPITQRKMYDCLMRARDMGLYNAITDNGAGGLSSSVGEMAEDSGGCDLDLAKAPLKYDGLNPWEILVSEAQERMTLAVPPEKLDEFMALAAEMDVEATVLGTYTDSGLYNITYGNKPVACIRMDFLHDGVPQMNLKAVWERPEIELSGEPEVADHTALLKDMLGRLNICSKEYVIRQYDHEVQGRSVVKPLVGEKEDGPADAGVMRPDFDSDKGLVVSHGICPKFSDLDTYWMMANAIDEAIRNAVAVGGDITHMAGVDNFCWCDPVQSESTPDGHYKLAQLVRANQALSHFCRAFGVPCISGKDSMKNDYKGGGVKISIPPTVLFSAVGIVPDINKCVTSDFKKPGEFIYILGMTRNEMGGSEIASQLGFSHDKVPHVEALTAKTRYITLGKAMDSGLVSACHDLSDGGLGVALAEMSIGGRIGCEVDLRSVPAEYGMSTLGVLYSESASRFAVTVAPENASRFEELFAGQICKRIGMTTGLDSLGFSEGSQGVVRSKIDDLARAFKATLDW; encoded by the coding sequence ATGCTCTGGCGTGTCGAGGTCGCACTCAAGGACCATGTCCGTGATGTTCACGGCCATAAAGTTTCCAACAAAATCAAAGAAGAACTCGGAATAGAAGCCGGGGAAGTCCGGACCATCAAGGTATATACTGTAGAAGGTCTTGAAAAAGACGAAATTGAAAAAGTGCTCCAGCTCGGCGTACTGCATGACCCTGTCCTGCATACCCCGTCCCTTGAGCCGCTTGCGGACAATTTCGCCTGGAACCTTGAGGTCGGCTTCCGTCCCGGTGTTACGGACAACGAGGGACGTACTGCAAGGGAATCTCTGGTGCTGGTGGTAAAACCGGACGATCCGTCAAAGGTCAAGGTCTATACCTCCACCCAGTATCTGTTCTCCAAGGATCTCGGTCTGGACACAGTTTCCAGTATTGCTCGGGATCTGCTGGCCAACGAACTTATCCAGCGTTACGAAATCCGCTCCTCCGAGGAATGGGTCAAGTCGCCCGGATTCGAAGCCAAGGCAGCACGCGTTACCGGAAAAGCCAGTGACGAAGTTGCAGTAATCGACATCGCGGCCATGTCCGATGCCGAGATGGTTGCTTTCAGCCGTGACAATACTCTGGCTCTGAGCCTTGAAGAGTTTCACCGCATCCGCGATTACTATGCCGATCCCGATGTCATCAGTGAACGTGAAGCCATGGGGCTTACCTCCAAGCCGACAGATGCCGAGCTTGAAGCCCTTGCACAGACCTGGTCCGAGCACTGCAAACACAAGATTTTCAGTTCCCGCATATCTTACGAAAACAGGGAAACAGGGGTGTCCTCCACAGTGGACAGCCTCTACAAGACCTGCATCATGAAAACCACCAGCGAAATCCGTGCGGAAAAGGGCGAAGACGATTTCTGCCTTTCCGTGTTCAAGGACAACGCCGGTGTTATTAAATTCAATGACAAGCTCAATGTCTGCGTGAAGATGGAAACCCACAACAGCCCGTCTGCACTCGACCCTTACGGCGGAGCTCTTACCGGAATCGTAGGTGTTAACCGCGACCCCATGGGAACAGGACTCGGCGCAAACCTGCTCTGCAACACCGATGTCTTCTGCTTTGCCTCGCCCTTCCACGAAGGGGAACTTCCCCCGCGCCTGCTGCATCCGCGCAGGGTGTTTGAAGGCGTGCGTGAAGGCGTAGAGCACGGCGGCAACAAGTCCGGTATCCCCACCGTCAACGGGTCCATTGTCTTTGATGAAAGATATCTCGGCAAACCCCTTGTTTACTGCGGAACCGTAGGCACAATGCCGATAGAAGCCGCAGGGCGTCTCAGCCACCAGAAAAAGGCTTTGGCCGGTGACTACATAGTCATGACCGGCGGACGCATCGGCAAGGACGGCATTCACGGTGCAACCTTCTCTTCCGAAGAACTGCATGAAGGTTCGCCTGCCACCGCAGTACAGATCGGCGACCCCATCACCCAGCGCAAGATGTACGACTGCCTCATGCGTGCCCGCGATATGGGGCTCTACAACGCCATCACTGACAACGGAGCCGGAGGACTTTCCTCATCCGTCGGTGAAATGGCCGAGGACAGCGGCGGCTGTGATCTTGATCTGGCCAAGGCCCCGCTCAAGTACGACGGCCTCAACCCCTGGGAAATACTTGTTTCCGAAGCCCAGGAACGCATGACACTGGCTGTTCCGCCCGAAAAGCTGGACGAATTCATGGCCCTGGCAGCGGAAATGGACGTGGAAGCAACCGTGCTCGGAACCTATACCGACAGCGGACTTTACAACATCACCTACGGCAACAAGCCCGTTGCGTGTATCCGTATGGATTTTCTGCATGACGGTGTGCCCCAGATGAACCTCAAGGCTGTCTGGGAACGTCCGGAAATTGAACTCAGCGGCGAGCCCGAAGTCGCAGACCATACCGCACTGCTCAAGGACATGCTCGGAAGGCTCAACATCTGCAGCAAGGAATACGTTATCCGCCAGTACGACCATGAGGTTCAGGGCAGGAGCGTAGTCAAGCCGCTGGTGGGAGAAAAAGAAGACGGTCCCGCCGATGCAGGGGTTATGCGTCCTGATTTCGATTCCGACAAGGGACTCGTTGTTTCCCACGGTATCTGCCCCAAGTTCTCCGATCTGGACACCTACTGGATGATGGCCAACGCCATTGACGAAGCTATCCGCAACGCGGTTGCCGTTGGAGGTGACATCACCCACATGGCCGGTGTGGACAACTTCTGCTGGTGCGATCCGGTCCAGTCCGAATCCACTCCTGACGGGCATTACAAGCTGGCGCAGCTTGTGCGCGCCAACCAGGCTCTTTCCCACTTCTGCCGTGCCTTCGGTGTGCCCTGCATTTCCGGCAAGGACTCCATGAAGAACGATTACAAAGGCGGAGGGGTCAAGATTTCCATTCCTCCCACCGTACTCTTCTCCGCAGTGGGAATCGTGCCGGACATCAATAAATGCGTAACTTCAGATTTCAAGAAACCCGGAGAATTCATTTACATTCTCGGTATGACCCGCAACGAAATGGGCGGTTCCGAAATCGCATCGCAGCTCGGTTTCAGCCACGACAAAGTGCCTCATGTTGAAGCCCTTACCGCCAAAACCCGTTATATCACCCTCGGCAAGGCCATGGATAGCGGACTTGTTTCCGCCTGCCACGACCTTTCCGACGGCGGACTCGGCGTAGCCCTTGCCGAAATGTCCATCGGCGGTCGCATAGGCTGCGAAGTGGACCTGCGGTCCGTGCCTGCGGAATACGGAATGTCCACCCTCGGAGTGCTCTACAGCGAATCGGCCAGCCGTTTTGCCGTAACCGTGGCACCCGAAAATGCAAGCAGGTTCGAAGAACTCTTTGCCGGACAGATCTGCAAACGCATAGGCATGACCACCGGTCTCGATTCTCTGGGCTTCTCCGAAGGATCACAGGGCGTTGTTCGCAGCAAGATCGACGATCTGGCCCGTGCGTTCAAGGCTACCTTGGATTGGTAA
- a CDS encoding diguanylate cyclase — translation MSLEEILESPRLMMKLSFPPVMLQLMEEACRAEPDFDVLGKIISMDPALSTTILTLVNSPFYGLSQEISDIKRAAIVLGTRELLNLAVTITYQKHISGNAGDSDYNVFSDWLLTVWGAIAAQLIASRICPDQADKVYLCCLLKDISLLFLRCASPQTLPYQTDMNSVARSYPAQDEEERKAWGINHGEVSSMLLDRWKMKTLDCPSLPNHHAIDELDSFDLPTQAVILATRWAEMELGNGASPFNVLQFEILLQNTLGMEEDTIEDFRSVCRTKFQSMLSTLGMGDDADETNFYSHSIKSLQSNYFMSLELLTAEGGVKSIARIIARHVKLNWDISEWELALKSPHTDSYTLYTSSADGVHKGEGGLSVEELPTGKKGGSIDISSHTSLFGRFVCSVGNLTPDEIKDLGLYFRFIGQAYEHYCAKQHLIEDRARTLNNLPLGIATLDMNGKLFDMNEEMARFLGGATASGEKFFSELFKTGLGIGLGRGWTDFLESEDHQSFSKIMCVSLRTGGIPRDACMYVSAYRQTRGDERMISVVMENVREVSESQVLALKQRDFLESLVDSMRDVVLTVDRRGNINYASARFSKIFLGRNIFDIATPVETFTGRWSPEIFDQKRSVLEVLLKRTDTAGRPFELVISRLAGPGERLLIVARDLTHIRRLEDKLKRQAIFDGLTDLFNHTQFNTLLAREITRSFRTGRPVGLLFFDLDGFKAVNDTKGHQAGDDVLRKVADVLKSELRSGMDFPCRYGGDEFGVIVTEVRAEALEKIGNRIRLRVEKGCSGMVTISGGMTVIRDGDTPDLMLNRADTATYRAKESGGNTLVWAE, via the coding sequence ATGAGTCTGGAAGAAATCCTTGAATCACCGAGGCTTATGATGAAGCTCAGTTTTCCCCCGGTAATGCTCCAACTTATGGAGGAAGCATGCAGGGCGGAACCGGACTTTGACGTGCTGGGCAAAATCATCAGCATGGACCCTGCCCTTTCAACCACTATTCTCACTCTGGTCAATTCTCCTTTTTACGGTCTTTCGCAGGAAATTTCGGATATAAAGAGGGCCGCAATTGTTCTCGGGACCCGTGAACTGCTGAATCTGGCGGTTACCATAACCTATCAGAAGCACATCAGCGGAAACGCCGGAGACAGCGATTATAATGTTTTCAGCGACTGGCTGCTGACCGTGTGGGGAGCTATTGCCGCCCAGCTCATAGCTTCCAGGATATGCCCGGATCAGGCGGACAAGGTGTACCTGTGCTGCCTGCTCAAGGATATTTCGCTGCTTTTTCTGCGGTGCGCTTCACCACAGACTCTGCCCTACCAAACCGACATGAATTCAGTGGCCCGTTCATATCCCGCCCAGGATGAAGAAGAAAGAAAAGCATGGGGGATTAACCACGGTGAAGTGAGCAGTATGCTGCTTGATCGCTGGAAGATGAAGACTCTGGATTGTCCTTCGCTGCCCAACCATCATGCCATTGATGAACTTGATTCTTTCGACCTGCCCACTCAGGCTGTGATTCTTGCCACCCGCTGGGCCGAGATGGAATTGGGCAACGGCGCGTCTCCGTTCAATGTCCTTCAGTTCGAAATTCTGCTCCAGAATACACTTGGAATGGAAGAGGATACGATAGAGGATTTTCGTTCCGTCTGCCGCACCAAGTTTCAGTCCATGCTGAGTACCCTTGGAATGGGCGATGATGCTGATGAAACAAATTTTTACAGCCATTCCATAAAAAGTCTTCAGTCAAATTATTTCATGAGCCTGGAACTGCTCACCGCCGAGGGCGGCGTTAAGTCCATAGCCAGGATTATAGCCCGCCATGTGAAGCTTAACTGGGATATTTCGGAATGGGAACTTGCCCTGAAATCTCCGCACACGGACTCCTATACGCTGTACACATCATCCGCCGACGGTGTGCATAAGGGAGAAGGAGGGCTGTCTGTCGAGGAACTGCCCACAGGAAAGAAAGGCGGCAGCATAGACATCTCCAGTCATACATCCCTGTTCGGCAGGTTTGTCTGCTCTGTGGGGAACCTTACGCCTGATGAAATAAAGGATCTTGGGCTGTACTTCCGTTTTATCGGGCAGGCATACGAGCATTATTGCGCCAAGCAGCATCTTATAGAAGACCGCGCCAGAACACTGAACAATCTGCCGCTTGGAATTGCCACGCTGGATATGAACGGAAAACTTTTCGATATGAACGAGGAGATGGCACGTTTCCTAGGCGGAGCAACCGCATCCGGAGAGAAATTTTTCAGTGAACTGTTCAAGACCGGGCTGGGTATAGGTCTGGGCAGGGGATGGACGGATTTTCTTGAATCCGAAGATCACCAGTCATTCAGCAAAATCATGTGTGTAAGCCTTCGCACGGGCGGGATACCCCGCGATGCCTGTATGTATGTTTCCGCTTATCGCCAGACCAGGGGCGATGAAAGAATGATTTCAGTGGTCATGGAAAATGTCAGGGAGGTTTCCGAGAGTCAGGTCCTGGCGCTGAAGCAGCGTGATTTTCTGGAGAGCCTGGTTGATTCCATGCGTGACGTAGTGCTTACGGTTGACCGGCGCGGAAACATTAATTATGCCTCGGCTCGTTTTTCAAAGATTTTTCTGGGGCGCAATATTTTTGACATTGCGACTCCTGTCGAAACATTTACCGGTCGTTGGAGTCCGGAGATTTTCGATCAGAAGAGATCGGTGCTGGAAGTGCTTCTGAAACGAACCGATACTGCTGGACGTCCGTTTGAGCTGGTCATCAGCCGGTTGGCAGGTCCGGGAGAAAGGCTCCTTATCGTGGCCAGGGATCTGACGCATATCCGCAGACTTGAGGATAAACTGAAGCGTCAGGCCATTTTTGACGGGCTTACTGATCTATTCAACCACACACAGTTCAATACCCTGCTGGCCCGTGAAATCACCCGCAGCTTCCGTACCGGGCGTCCTGTCGGACTGCTCTTTTTCGATCTGGACGGATTCAAGGCCGTTAACGATACGAAAGGGCATCAGGCCGGAGATGACGTGTTGCGTAAGGTGGCCGATGTACTCAAGTCCGAACTCAGGTCCGGGATGGATTTTCCATGCCGTTACGGCGGAGACGAATTCGGTGTTATTGTCACCGAGGTCCGTGCGGAGGCGTTGGAAAAGATCGGCAACCGGATCAGGCTGCGGGTGGAAAAAGGTTGTTCGGGCATGGTCACCATCAGCGGCGGTATGACCGTCATCAGGGATGGAGATACACCCGACCTTATGCTCAACCGGGCGGATACGGCCACTTACAGGGCCAAGGAATCCGGTGGAAATACGTTGGTCTGGGCCGAATAA
- a CDS encoding polyprenyl synthetase family protein: MTELLAYFEKELPRINGFINEETDKLEGLVKGVARHVLLAPGKRIRPVLTLLTARGLGYAKDDIYPLACSLELLHAATLLHDDILDDADLRRGVKASHLVFGTTETILAGDVLLALANRIGAGYGKSRISYIMADGIMATAEGEIREIAHISEPMVNRDTYMDIIIGKTARLIETSCRMGAALACDDLAVEDSVGNFGLNMGIAFQLVDDAIDYESPSDDTGKPEGGDLKEGKVTLPLILYLEMLQDDQAEELLAAIKSRTLSDEKRDFLLAEIRKHDFGARTRQYAADYIEKAKKCLEPLPDSAECRVLKQAADFVLTRSK, from the coding sequence ATGACTGAGTTATTAGCCTATTTTGAGAAAGAGTTGCCTCGCATCAACGGTTTCATCAATGAAGAAACCGATAAACTGGAGGGCTTGGTGAAGGGAGTCGCAAGACACGTTCTCCTTGCTCCGGGCAAGCGTATTCGTCCGGTGCTCACCCTGCTTACGGCGAGGGGACTGGGGTATGCGAAAGACGACATTTATCCGCTGGCCTGTTCCCTTGAACTGCTCCATGCGGCCACACTGCTGCACGATGATATTCTTGATGATGCCGATTTGCGCAGAGGTGTAAAAGCTTCCCATCTTGTCTTCGGCACAACCGAGACAATCCTTGCCGGTGATGTCCTTCTGGCTCTGGCCAACAGGATCGGTGCCGGTTACGGAAAATCGCGTATCAGCTACATAATGGCTGACGGCATAATGGCCACTGCTGAAGGTGAGATTCGGGAAATCGCCCATATTTCCGAGCCGATGGTCAACAGGGATACCTACATGGATATCATCATAGGCAAGACCGCCCGGCTTATCGAGACCTCCTGCCGCATGGGTGCCGCTCTCGCCTGCGATGATCTGGCGGTGGAGGACTCGGTCGGAAATTTCGGTCTGAACATGGGCATTGCATTCCAGCTCGTGGATGATGCCATAGACTACGAATCTCCCTCCGATGATACCGGTAAGCCGGAAGGCGGGGACCTGAAAGAAGGCAAAGTCACTTTACCTTTGATTCTTTACCTTGAGATGTTACAAGATGATCAGGCGGAAGAACTTCTTGCCGCGATAAAGAGTCGCACCCTATCTGATGAAAAAAGGGATTTTCTGCTCGCGGAAATAAGAAAGCATGATTTCGGGGCCAGAACACGGCAGTATGCTGCAGACTATATTGAGAAGGCCAAGAAATGTCTCGAACCGCTTCCCGACAGCGCTGAATGTCGGGTACTCAAGCAGGCCGCCGATTTTGTGTTGACCCGCAGCAAATAG
- the mqnB gene encoding futalosine hydrolase, protein MNPILFVTATVREMKSALGGFVKLPALEQGETVPVELGGRPGLLLVTGIGIINAAFALGKALAVHDPGLVMLAGIAGTFNPESFSIGSAGLVRTEIWPEYGLKTGDTVDPESLGFSLGVVEGSPVWDRVDLVSGKSLANSGLDRLAKLPEAISLTVSGVTATAAAAARFRSVYAADLENMEGFAVAYACATAGVEMCELRTVSNIVGSRESGDWDLRGALAGLGRICSGVFS, encoded by the coding sequence TTGAACCCGATTCTTTTTGTCACCGCAACGGTTCGGGAAATGAAATCCGCACTTGGTGGATTTGTGAAACTCCCGGCGCTTGAACAGGGTGAAACAGTTCCTGTTGAACTGGGAGGACGTCCCGGACTGCTGCTGGTGACCGGAATCGGTATAATCAATGCTGCATTTGCTTTGGGAAAGGCTTTGGCTGTGCATGACCCGGGTCTTGTCATGCTGGCCGGGATAGCCGGAACATTTAATCCGGAGAGCTTTTCCATAGGGTCTGCCGGTCTGGTCCGGACCGAAATATGGCCCGAATACGGGCTGAAAACCGGCGATACGGTTGATCCTGAAAGTCTGGGATTCAGCCTGGGTGTTGTTGAAGGCAGCCCCGTTTGGGACCGCGTAGATCTGGTTTCCGGTAAAAGTCTTGCTAATTCAGGACTTGACCGATTGGCAAAACTGCCCGAAGCTATATCACTTACAGTGAGCGGAGTTACCGCTACTGCCGCTGCCGCTGCCCGGTTCCGGTCGGTGTATGCGGCAGATTTGGAGAATATGGAAGGTTTTGCGGTCGCATACGCCTGCGCCACTGCCGGTGTTGAGATGTGCGAGTTGCGGACCGTTTCTAACATTGTCGGATCAAGGGAAAGCGGAGACTGGGATCTGCGCGGGGCTCTGGCCGGACTCGGCCGAATCTGCTCCGGGGTTTTCAGTTGA
- a CDS encoding nucleotide sugar dehydrogenase, whose translation MIKFEDIKDRKVSIGVVGLGYVGLPLAVALGRHFKVMGVDISEQRVKELRTGYDRTNEVLETDFHNYVEFSSDPSVLKDCGVIIVAVPTPIDEARNPDLKPVVGATAMVGENMSAGSVVVYESTVYPGLTEDICVPLLEEKSGMKYGDDFGVGYSPERINPGDRKHTLQTIVKVVSGNTEEVAELLDKLYSTVVTAGTHRASCIKVAEAAKVIENTQRDLNIALMNELSMIFDRMGIDTLDVLEAAGTKWNFLPFRPGLVGGHCIGVDPYYLTTKAESIGYHPQVILAGRKINDSVGKFIADTTVKQMINGDSRVKNARVGVLGLTFKENVPDLRNTKVVDVVSELESFGVNVLVHDAYADPEEAVEEYGLKTVPFEEFHDLEAVILAVSHDEYRSISLDEIKSWFSRPDDALIIDVKCFFERNELEEAGIRYWRL comes from the coding sequence ATGATTAAATTCGAAGATATCAAAGACAGGAAAGTCAGTATTGGCGTGGTGGGCCTGGGATACGTGGGCCTGCCTCTGGCCGTTGCCCTGGGACGTCATTTCAAAGTCATGGGCGTTGATATTTCCGAGCAGAGAGTAAAGGAACTGCGCACCGGGTACGACCGTACAAATGAAGTTCTGGAAACAGATTTCCACAACTATGTCGAATTCAGCAGCGACCCTTCCGTTCTCAAAGATTGCGGGGTGATTATTGTCGCTGTGCCTACCCCGATTGACGAAGCCCGTAATCCGGACCTCAAGCCGGTTGTAGGCGCAACCGCCATGGTCGGCGAAAATATGTCCGCCGGGAGCGTTGTTGTTTATGAATCAACCGTTTATCCCGGTCTTACCGAAGACATCTGCGTTCCCCTGCTGGAAGAGAAATCCGGCATGAAATACGGTGATGATTTCGGTGTGGGCTATTCGCCGGAACGCATCAACCCCGGTGACCGCAAACATACCCTGCAGACCATTGTTAAGGTTGTTTCCGGGAATACTGAGGAAGTTGCAGAGCTTCTGGACAAATTGTACTCCACAGTCGTTACCGCCGGAACGCACCGTGCTTCCTGCATAAAGGTTGCCGAAGCTGCCAAGGTGATTGAAAACACTCAGCGAGACCTGAACATAGCGCTCATGAATGAGCTGTCCATGATCTTCGACCGCATGGGCATAGACACTCTGGATGTTCTCGAAGCTGCCGGAACCAAATGGAATTTCCTTCCGTTTCGTCCGGGTCTTGTAGGCGGGCACTGCATCGGTGTAGACCCCTATTACCTGACCACCAAGGCCGAATCCATCGGCTATCATCCCCAGGTCATACTGGCCGGGCGCAAGATCAACGACTCAGTCGGCAAGTTCATCGCCGATACCACGGTCAAACAGATGATCAACGGTGACAGCAGAGTCAAAAATGCCCGCGTAGGGGTTCTCGGACTCACTTTCAAGGAAAATGTGCCTGACCTGCGCAACACCAAGGTGGTTGATGTTGTCAGCGAACTTGAATCCTTCGGGGTCAACGTGCTGGTGCACGATGCTTATGCCGATCCGGAAGAAGCTGTGGAGGAATACGGGCTCAAGACCGTCCCGTTTGAAGAATTTCATGATCTTGAAGCAGTTATTCTGGCTGTTTCCCATGATGAGTACCGCAGCATTTCACTTGATGAAATCAAAAGCTGGTTCAGTCGTCCCGATGATGCGTTGATCATTGATGTAAAATGTTTCTTCGAGCGCAATGAACTGGAAGAGGCCGGTATCCGGTACTGGAGACTCTAA